A single Amphiprion ocellaris isolate individual 3 ecotype Okinawa chromosome 1, ASM2253959v1, whole genome shotgun sequence DNA region contains:
- the LOC129350805 gene encoding uncharacterized protein LOC129350805 produces MQVIFTVFMVILLSLYCSHTIYIPSQSFCISLQSFHFFHAHSSSLKSLWLIVFIFDVFIIITRSLQSFCIALETFYISLQSFCDCLWSFSLILWTFLSRHGHFVSRCGHFISHCGNILSCGHFVSRCGHFISHRGHFVSRCGHFVSHCGNILSCCGHFVSRCGHYVSHCGNILSCGHFVPRCGHFVSRCGHFVSRGHHVSHCGNVLSRCGHFVSRCGHFLFRGHFVSCCGHFVSRCGHYVSRCGHFLSRCGHFLSRCGHYVSRCGHFLSHGHYVSRCGHYVSRCGHFLSRCGHFLSGCSHFAPLHGKFVHYCYHFKCIFHNFPSFCGRFPFVCSRYASFFISVLVFPLFSLCFLPVQLCR; encoded by the coding sequence ATGCAggtcattttcactgtttttatggTCATCCTGCTCTCTTTGTATTGCTCTCATACTATTTATATCCCGTcacagtcattttgtatctcattgcagtcatttcacttttttcatgCTCATTCTTCGTCTCTGAAGTCATTGTGGCTCATTGTGTTCATTTTCgatgtttttattatcattacaaggtctttgcagtcattttgcattgctttggagacattttacatctcattgcagtcattttgcgactgtttgtggtcgttttcaTTGATTTTGTGGACGTTTTTATCTcgtcatggtcattttgtatctcgttgtggtcattttatatctcattgtggtaatattttatcttgtggtcattttgtatctcgttgtggtcattttatatctcatcgtggtcattttgtatctcgttgtggtcattttgtatctcattgtggtaatattttatcttgttgtggtcattttgtatctcgttgTGGTCATTATGTATCTCATTGtggtaatattttatcttgtggtcattttgtacctcgttgtggtcattttgtatctcgctgtggtcattttgtgtcacgtgGTCATCATGTATCTCATTGTGGTAATGTTTTATCtcgttgtggtcattttgtatctcgttgtggtcattttttatttcgtggtcattttgtatcttgttgtggtcattttgtatctcgttgTGGTCATTATGTATCtcgttgtggtcattttttatctcgttgtggtcattttttatctCGTTGTGGTCATTATGTATCtcgttgtggtcattttttatctCATGGTCATTATGTATCTCGTTGTGGTCATTATGTATCtcgttgtggtcattttttatctcgttgtggtcattttctatCTGGTTGCAGCCATTTTGCACCTCTTCACGGTAAATTTGTACATTACTGTTAtcactttaaatgtattttccataattttccatctttttgtggtcgttttccATTTGTCTGCAGTCGTTATgcctcatttttcatctctgtaTTGGTTTTTCCTCTCTTTAGTCTGTGTTTTCTTCCAGTGCAGTTGTGCAGGTGA